One region of Etheostoma spectabile isolate EspeVRDwgs_2016 chromosome 21, UIUC_Espe_1.0, whole genome shotgun sequence genomic DNA includes:
- the LOC116671596 gene encoding cystatin-C, whose product MLFVWFCVFVSAFIGRFVTEHSLVDGGFQDVPVNRTDVLEAAQFAVVEFNKLNTEDVFNYAILNTISAKMQVVGGFNYFLEMLLGRATCKTAANDCDSNSEPKASDPLLPCGIRVYFGSVEKSAQPATQRLK is encoded by the exons ATGCTGTTTGTCtggttctgtgtttttgtttctgctttcatcGGTCGCTTTGTAACCGAACACTCTCTGGTTGACGGAGGCTTTCAAGACGTCCCGGTGAACCGCACCGATGTTTTAGAAGCGGCGCAGTTTGCTGTGGTTGAATTCAACAAACTCAACACTGAAGACGTGTTTAATTACGCGATTCTGAACACAATATCGGCTAAAATGCAG GTTGTCGGAGGATTTAACTACTTCCTGGAAATGCTCCTGGGCCGTGCAACGTGCAAGACCGCTGCTAACGACTGTGACTCCAACTCTGAACCCAAGGCAAGT GATCCACTTCTGCCCTGTGGAATAAGAGTATATTTTGGCTCAGTGGAGAAGAGTGCACAACCTGCAACCCAGAGGCTGAAGTAA
- the LOC116671595 gene encoding cystatin-POGU1, producing the protein MFVWFCVFVSAFIGRFVTEQQILGPPQDVSVTDVKVLASARFAVSELNNANTWVTYRMVVITSAQVQSIAGFVPAWNYILETRLRRTTCNPAAAIAAGNQPCVSKPKASRLVCHFIVYYSLGRPRAVTTSECTE; encoded by the exons ATGTTTGTCtggttctgtgtttttgtttctgctttcatcGGTCGCTTTGTAACCGAACAACAGATACTCGGTCCCCCGCAAGATGTCTCGGTGACCGATGTCAAAGTTTTAGCCTCGGCACGGTTTGCTGTGTCTGAATTAAACAATGCAAACACATGGGTGACTTACAGAATGGTGGTAATAACATCGGCCCAAGTTCAG AGCATCGCAGGCTTTGTTCCAGCATGGAACTACATCCTGGAAACGCGCCTGAGACGTACAACGTGCAACCCTGCTGCTGCTATTGCTGCTGGTAACCAACCATGTGTCTCTAAACCCAAGGCAAGT AGACTTGTGTGCCACTTCATTGTCTATTACTCCCTGGGACGGCCACGTGCAGTCACTACAAGCGAGTGTACGGAATAG